The genomic stretch GAATTGCTTGAATCTATAGAACATAAACTGGATAAGCTAATTGGAGTCACCGCTATACAAGGTAAGGAAGATAAACTACGGGCTAAGATTTTAAAGTCTTTAGGTTTTAAATACAGAGAAATAAGCGAACTCACAGGAATCGCTGAAGGAACATTGAAAATATGGGATCATCGATCTAAAAAGGGAGGAAAAAATGCCAAAAATTGAAAAGAATGAGAAAGAAATTCTTGAAGATATCAAAAATCTACTCATTTTGCAGTTAGCTAAAACAGGTGCTACAGATGAAGAAGTTGCAAAGGCCTTAAATTGTGGTACTAGTACACTTAGAAAGAAGGTTTCTTTTGCAGGGAATAAGAAGAAAAATGGATAACGAAGAACTAGTAAAAATCAGACTATTATTAGAATCCTTGGTTAAGAGGCAAACTGCCAAAGACCTTAAAGAATTACCTTCTAACGAAAAAAGAATCTACGAGTTAACTGGCAAAATTGGGCAAACTGAGATGGTTAAGAAATTAAAAATTAGCTCTAAGACCATTTCAAAAGCCTGGAAAAATTTGGAAGAAAAGGGATTACTTAAAAAAGAAGGTTCCAAATATAAAAAAATGATGTAAAATGGTAGTTGACTCCAAAACATTAAAGGATAATGCAATTACATTATTAGAAAAAGCTACAAGAGCAAAAAAGATATTGCAAAAAGCAGACGGAAAAAGAAACTATAAAGAAATTGCAAAATTGTTAAAAATTAATGAAAAGACTATTAGCCCAATTCTTAGCTTAGCAAAAGACTTGGGATTCGCAGAAAAAATTAAAGCTGGAATTTACAAAAAGATAACTTCAAATATGAAGTACATACCTGAAGTAAAAAATTCTCAGAAAAATACTGATCCACTTGCTAGTAAAGTGAAAAGAAAGGCTGATAAAGTGAATAATGACCCCAAATTTGTAAAATCCTTGCCGAAATGCGTTTCTGGAGGGCATGACTTTTTGTCTTTGACTACGAAAATGAAAGATGCATATGAACTACTTTATCTTACCGAGAATTTCCTCCGAGAAATAATCAGGCAAGTTTTATCAAAGTATCCAGATTGGTGGAATAAAAGGGTTCCTCCTGATGTAATATCTAATGTTCAAAAAGAAAAGGATAGGGCCAAATACAATGATGCCTCAAAAAAAGACGAATTGGAATACACCCATTTAGGTGACTTAAACAAGATTATCCTTGATAATAAAAATTGGAAAGAATTCCAACCATTCCTCAATACTAAAGATAAAACTAAATTATCTACTAAATTAACAGAAGCGATCCCAATGAGAAACGCGGTTGGTCATTGTATACCTCTAAGAGCGGGCGATGATCAGAGATATGCCGAAATGAGATTCAAAGATATTCTTAGCTTGTTTAAATAATTCTTGAAAAATTATATAACTGAACTCCCTCCAGTCCTAACGGACATCTAGTCTGCTATGCAGAAATCTATTAGTAGGCAAAAACTACGGCACCAATCGGACTTTCAGCACTAAGAAAACTTCTCAGATCGTTTCACTCTTTTGTTTTCTCTTCTTTCTTTGCCTTGGGTTTTGCTTCTTCAATTACCATTTCTTTTACCTTCTTCTCAGCCTTCGGCTTTTTAGCTTCTTTCTTAGCAGGTTTCTTCCCTTCTTTTGCTGCTGCCTTTTCCTTTCCCCTTAGCTTCTTCGGCTTCTCTGTTTTCTGCTTTGGCTTTGTTGTTATCACTTCAATACCTAATTCCTTGAACACTTTAACAACATCATCATGCGAAGCATTTTTCTCTATTTTTAGAATCTGGCTTAATGGCTCCAAATGAAGGATATTGCACTTCCTTCTCCTTGTTTCGCCGTCAATCAGAACAAACCTACCTTCTAGAATATCTACAACAACACACTTCAGGCCAGCATCCCTTCCTGCCAGCTTCACACATAATCTTCCGATTTCAAACATTTTTTCCTCCGATCTCCCTTCTAAGGAATATGTCGCCAATATTCCAGGAGATTTCTCTGTTTAGTCTTTAATACTCTCTTTTATCTTTAAGCGCATGCATCCTGAGCAAAGCATTCCGCCATACGGCCTTTCCGGCCTTTTCTTACTTTTTCCCATCTGCTTCATCTTGAAAGGCAGTTCCCTAGGAACGCCGCTAAGAACAGTTCCGCAGCCGGCGCAATGCGCCTTAGATGGCTTTCGCCTTCTGTAGTGGAGCACAGTCTTTCCGCCAGGCGTTTTTACAAAAACCCTTCTGAATGTCCTTGACTTTGTTTTTCCTTCTCTGATTGTCATATTGATCAATCAAGAGAAATAAGGGTTCATTTAAAAAGGTTGTGGTGCCTATTTCCTTAATTTCACATACCCGATCCAGACCAACACAATCAAAACAATACCTAGTTCTATGAATCTCAGCAGATCAGGCATGCTGCCCCAATACCTTATTGTGCCGTAAATAACGCTCAAGATTCCGCCGCCCATCAGGCCTGAGCTGACAGAAGCCAAATTCAACACAATTCCGCCGACAATAATTGCAGCCAAGCCGATGATCAATGTAATTATAAACACATTTCTGTTGTATATTTCGTTGCTGTCCATAAATTTCTTGTCGCACATTTCGCAGTAATAAGATTCAATGCATCCTTTATCATCATAATTGGCCAATAAGTTGCCCTTCTTTTCATTGCAGTCATTTGTCAAGTTTTCATCGGGTGCCACATAACTGCAGTTAAAATTGCAGTCGGGTTTTGTTTCTAAATAAGGCCTTGGAAATTCCCTTCCTTTGCAGAAATCATCATATTTCGGGCTTTTGTAGAAAGTAGCGATCCCATAGCCTACAAAAAGAGCAAAGATTATTGCAATGCCGATCGCCAGCAGAACTTGTTTAACCTTTGACATAGGGCATATTATGACTATGTTACTTATAAACTTTTCTTTAAGTTATCGTATCGATGGGCCTGCGAAGCGACTGATAATCTGACACAGAACCCGAAAATCACTTGCTAAGATAGCTTACGAATGCCTGAATTAAATTATCAATAAGATTATACTTTTTGTATTCATTTGGATTGATCCAAAGGTATTCTTCATGATCTTCGCTTAGCGTAATTTTATCTGAGTCAGCGAAACATTCAAAAAAGGTTCCAACAATTTGCCACTGCTCACCTCTAATATTGGGCCTCCATTCATTTACAAAAAAGGGCCTTCCGATTTTAACATTCAGTCCCGTCTCTTCTTTAATTTCTCTCAATAAACTTTCATCAAATCGTTGACAAGGTTCAACGCGACCGCCAACAACATCGAATTTTCCTATATTTGATCCATCACTATATTTTGAAGACTCTTTAAGTAAAAGCACTTTTCCATTATGAACTATGAACGCTTTTGTAGCGGCAAACATTTTATCAACCATGTGAATGGAAAACATTAATGAGTTAATATAATTTTCGGGTTCAAGTAATATTACGCACAACACTCTTTAATCGCATTGCCACTGGACATCTCTGCCCACAACTTATTTAAAGGACAAGTTATTACATAAGTGCCATGGATCCCAATAACACATTAGCTGTATTTCAAGGGAAGAAGATAAGGAGAACTTTACATGAGGGAGAATGGTGGTTTTCTGTAATAGATGTAGTGGCTGTTTTAACAGAACAAGAAGACTTTCAAACAGCAAGGAAATACTGGAATAAGCTAAGCCAAAGGCTGAGAGAAGAAGGAAGCGAAGCGGTGACAAATTGTCACCAGTTGAAACTTCCTGCTGAAGATGGCAAATTAAGGGAAACAGACTGCGCTAATACCAAAAATATGTTCAGAATCATCCAATCTATACCTTCTCCCAAGGCAGAGCCTTTCAAGCAGTGGCTTGCTCAGGTTGGCTATGAACGAGTTCAGGAAATAGAAGATCCCGAACTTGCTCAAAAACGAATGAAGGAGCTTTATAGAGCTAAAGGTTATTCTGACGATTGGATAGAAAAAAGAGTTCGTGGAATTGCCATAAGGGACGAATTGACAGACGAATGGAAGAAAAGAGGAGTAGAAGCTGAAAGGGAATTTGCCATTTTAACAGCAGAAATTTCTAAAGCAACTTTTGGCATGACTCCGAACGAATATAAGAACTTTAAGGGACTGAAAAAAGAGAACTTGCGAGACCATATGGATGATTTGGAACTGATTTTTTCAATGTTAGGAGAAAAAGTATCGACAGAAATCACGAGAAAAGAAGATGCGCAGGGATACACAGAAGTTGAAGGTACTGCCAAAAGAGGCGGAAGAGTAGCTGGCAATGCACGAAAAGACACAGAAAAAGAATTAGGGCGCCCTATCACATCAAGAGAAAACTATCTTTCTGAACCAGAGAAAAAGAAAAAGTTAGAAGATAAGAGTAAAAAGTAATCCTCATATTAATCACTCAATCATTAAAGATTGCAATCAATAAACCTTCATCAGCTTCCTCAGGCCCATGCTGAAGATCAAAGACAGAATGATATAAGTCCCAAGCCAGCCGAATCTTCCTTTTAACCAACCGCCTTCTTGGATGCCAAATAGGTTCATAACAATCATCTTCTCATTCCCGACTGTTATCTTCTTGATCATGCTGTCTTTCAATATGATCTCAGGCTGTTTGTAAGTGCGTCCTTTTGTGATCAGCAATTCATTGCTGTAAGTCTTGTTATTCAGAGAATATGTTAATTTATATTCTCCTTCCTTCCCATTCAATTTAAACATAGCTTTATTATTGACAATCTGCTGCGTTGCATTTCCAAGCACCATAATCCCTTCAGGCATTATGCTTAATGCCGCTGCTCCTGTTGCTCCTTCAACAAGATCAAGCGTCACATTAAAATCCTGGCCAGGCAGTATTGGATGATAATCAAAATTAGCAGCAAGCCATCCGTAAATAAGTATTATAGGCAGCAGAGTGATCAATGTCGGCCTCATCGAATGCGACATATATTTCATATTAATTTCCATTGATTTTTTCTGTATTTCCATAACCCTTTTAGGATCACTCTTATTCTGCTTCATCTCAGCCTGATACTTCTTAAGATCGTCTTTCATCTCTTTCATCAGTTTTTGATTCGTCAGATACTTGTAAGCAACTATTATAATAAGTGAAATCAGGAGAGAAATTATAAAAATAGCCAAAAAAGTATTCAGCTGGAGAAGAGGCCCTAAAACAGGATCTAAAAAGCTCATTTTACACTCCACCTACAAATTTGCGCATCATGGGATTCATGCCCATCAACCTGTCAAAAACCACCATCATAGATATAGGGTATATTGCTACGTTCCACCGCATCAAGTGGTTTTTGAGCATGCTCAAAAAATTTCCATAATGTGCCGATACATTGACTTTCAGCCACCAATGCCGATATTGGTGGAAAATTTTTGACATTTTACAAAAAGCTTGGCTAAAAGTATGCAATGAGGCATTAGCAATGCCTCGGAACGATTGTAGTTGCTGATTCATTTTCATCCACTCATAAACTTTCTCATCATTGGATTCATGTCCATCATGTGCTGCTTTGCAATATCTTCATATAATCTATAAATAATCATAACAGCCAGTAAAATTCCAGTTCCGCTGCTTAATGCGCCAGAAACATCAGCAATCGATGCTAAAAATCCAACAAGAGCAGCTCCCATCACAGTCAAAGGCCATATATACCGGTCCAATAATCTTTCAAGCACTCTCGCATCTCTTCTGAATCCGGGAATCTGCAATCCAGAAGCCATCATCTGCTTTGCCTGGCTTTTCGCATCCATGCCGGATGTCTGGACCCAAAACATTGAAAAGATTATTGCGCCTCCAATCATAAATAAAGTATAGGCCGCAGCGCGCCATATGTCAAATCCTGTCAAGCTGCCCTCAATCAGGCTGCGTACAATATTTGGCGGCGTAACTAAAAGCACAAACCCTGATGCAGGGCTTCCCTGAGATGTGAATGTTCCGAGCAATGGATGCCCCCAGTTCTGCAGCAATGTCGCAAGCAGCTGCACATTGGCCAATAAAGCTGCAACTAAAATAACAGGTATGTTGCTTGTGTAAATGAAATTCAAAGGCCATCTTATGCCGTGCCCTCTTATCCTTCCGAAGCTTAATGGTATCTCTATTTTCATCGCCTGCCCATAAACAGCTATTGCAAATACAACTATTGTTGCGATTATGGATGCAATTGCCAAGCCAGCTCCGATAGGATTCTGCGTAGCCAATGATCTGAAAAACTCAGGAATAGCCCCTACAAAACTCTCAGGATTAGTTACAGGATGCAGCCAGCTTAGCGCCCTTATGAAAATACTTTCTGAAACACCTGCAGCAATAAAAAGGCTGATTCCAGACCCGAAGCCCCATTTTGAAACAACTTCATCCATTAACAAAACAAGTATTCCGCCAAGGAATAATTGAAATATCAGCAAAAGCTCAAGTTGAAAATAAACTCCTGTTCCAATGAATCCGGGAGACGGAGCTAATCCGCCCATAAAAACATAAATCGCAGCTTCAAGCAGTATGAAAAACACAGACAAGACCTTCTGCACG from Candidatus Woesearchaeota archaeon encodes the following:
- a CDS encoding helix-turn-helix domain-containing protein, coding for MPKIEKNEKEILEDIKNLLILQLAKTGATDEEVAKALNCGTSTLRKKVSFAGNKKKNG
- a CDS encoding 50S ribosomal protein L14e, which encodes MFEIGRLCVKLAGRDAGLKCVVVDILEGRFVLIDGETRRRKCNILHLEPLSQILKIEKNASHDDVVKVFKELGIEVITTKPKQKTEKPKKLRGKEKAAAKEGKKPAKKEAKKPKAEKKVKEMVIEEAKPKAKKEEKTKE
- a CDS encoding 50S ribosomal protein L34e — its product is MREGKTKSRTFRRVFVKTPGGKTVLHYRRRKPSKAHCAGCGTVLSGVPRELPFKMKQMGKSKKRPERPYGGMLCSGCMRLKIKESIKD
- a CDS encoding NUDIX domain-containing protein; protein product: MVDKMFAATKAFIVHNGKVLLLKESSKYSDGSNIGKFDVVGGRVEPCQRFDESLLREIKEETGLNVKIGRPFFVNEWRPNIRGEQWQIVGTFFECFADSDKITLSEDHEEYLWINPNEYKKYNLIDNLIQAFVSYLSK
- a CDS encoding Bro-N domain-containing protein translates to MDPNNTLAVFQGKKIRRTLHEGEWWFSVIDVVAVLTEQEDFQTARKYWNKLSQRLREEGSEAVTNCHQLKLPAEDGKLRETDCANTKNMFRIIQSIPSPKAEPFKQWLAQVGYERVQEIEDPELAQKRMKELYRAKGYSDDWIEKRVRGIAIRDELTDEWKKRGVEAEREFAILTAEISKATFGMTPNEYKNFKGLKKENLRDHMDDLELIFSMLGEKVSTEITRKEDAQGYTEVEGTAKRGGRVAGNARKDTEKELGRPITSRENYLSEPEKKKKLEDKSKK
- a CDS encoding EMC3/TMCO1 family protein, whose amino-acid sequence is MSFLDPVLGPLLQLNTFLAIFIISLLISLIIIVAYKYLTNQKLMKEMKDDLKKYQAEMKQNKSDPKRVMEIQKKSMEINMKYMSHSMRPTLITLLPIILIYGWLAANFDYHPILPGQDFNVTLDLVEGATGAAALSIMPEGIMVLGNATQQIVNNKAMFKLNGKEGEYKLTYSLNNKTYSNELLITKGRTYKQPEIILKDSMIKKITVGNEKMIVMNLFGIQEGGWLKGRFGWLGTYIILSLIFSMGLRKLMKVY
- the secY gene encoding preprotein translocase subunit SecY, whose amino-acid sequence is MPGFQDLLMNLPGVEGPKQRVLSFKEKLKWTLIILVLFYVLSLIPLFGLGPNQLQRFEFLAIILGAKFGSIMSLGIGPIVTASIVLQLLNGSGIVKFDLTTHEGKQYFQGVQKVLSVFFILLEAAIYVFMGGLAPSPGFIGTGVYFQLELLLIFQLFLGGILVLLMDEVVSKWGFGSGISLFIAAGVSESIFIRALSWLHPVTNPESFVGAIPEFFRSLATQNPIGAGLAIASIIATIVVFAIAVYGQAMKIEIPLSFGRIRGHGIRWPLNFIYTSNIPVILVAALLANVQLLATLLQNWGHPLLGTFTSQGSPASGFVLLVTPPNIVRSLIEGSLTGFDIWRAAAYTLFMIGGAIIFSMFWVQTSGMDAKSQAKQMMASGLQIPGFRRDARVLERLLDRYIWPLTVMGAALVGFLASIADVSGALSSGTGILLAVMIIYRLYEDIAKQHMMDMNPMMRKFMSG